TCAAGCCCACCTCCAACCTCAGTCTGTCGTTTGGGGCTGGATTCGGCCAGCAGGACTCGGGCCGCATGGACAGCGACATCAGATCGAACATGCTGCCCGGGGAGTCGCCGGCGCTGAGTGGGCTTCGGCGCTAAAGCATGATCCGGAAAAGTGCGAAGCGGTTTTCCGGAAAGATCATGCGTCAACAATAACCCAAAGCGCGATGACATTCATCGCGCTTTTAGCGTCTGAACTTCGCCACCAGCTCCACATGCGGCGTGTGCCGGAATTGGTCGACCGGCACCACCGTTTCGAGCTTGTAGCCGCCGTCGATCAAGAGTCGCGCATCGCGCGCGAAGGTCGCGACGTTGCAGGACACGGCGACGACGACGGGCACCTTGCTGGCGGCAAGCTTCAGCGCCTGCGCCTGCGCGCCCTGGCGCGGCGGGTCGAACACCACGGCGTCGAAGTCGCGCAGCTCTTGCGGCACCAGCGGGCGGCGGAACAGGTCGCGTGGTTCGGCCTTGATCGGCTTAAGGCCGGGTGTGCGCGCGGCTTTGGCGAGCGCGGCGATGGCGCCGGCGTCGCTGTCATACGCGGTGACGCGCGCCTTCTCGGCAAGCCGCAGCGCGAACGGACCGACGCCGCAGAAGAGGTCGAGAACCTCCTTCGCCTTGCCGACGCGCTCGGCGACGAGGGCCGCAAGCGTCTCTTCGCCCGCCACCGTTGCCTGCAGGAACGAGCCCGGCGGCAGCGTCACCTCGGCGCGGCCCATCCTCACCGTCGGCGGCAGGCGTTGCAGCACCAGCTCGCCATGCCGCGTCAGCCGCGCCAGGCGATGCTGCTCGGCGACGCGCGACAGCGCGGTGACCAGCGCCGTCGGCAGCGGGCCGGAGCCGCGCACGTCGACGTCGAGGCCGTTGGCGGTGGCGGTGACCTGGATGTCGAGCGGCTTCGTCACCGCCATCTTGGACGTCAGCTGTTCGGCGAGCGCCCAGGCGGCCTCGAGCGCGCCCTCGAGTCCGGGATCGAGGATGGGGCAGCGATGAATCGGAATGACGTCGTGCGAGCTCGTTGCGGAGAAGCCGACCTTGAGGATGTCGTGGGTGCCGAAGCGGCCGTGCAGCGTGATGCGCCGGCGCCCGGCGCCGTGCGCATCGACCAGCGCCGCCACCTCGCAATCGAGCCCGGCCTGCGCCAGCGTCTCGACCACGATGCTGCGCTTCCAGGCGTGATAGGGCTCCGCGGCCCAGTGCTGAATCGCGCAGCCGCCACAGACACCGAAATGCGGGCAGAACGGCGCGATGCGCTCCGGGCTTGCGGTGTCGACAGCGAGCAGCTTGCGGCGGTCGGGATGATGGCCCAGGACGTGGTCGACCTCGACCGTTTCGCCGCCAAGCGTGTAGGGCACGTAGACGGCATCGCCCGTCGTGAGCGAGACGCCGTCTCCGCGATGTCCGACGTGATCGATCGTCAGCCGTTCAATCACGGCGCGCGCCCAGGAAGAATTCGACATTGCCGTCACCACCCGTGATCGGCGACGGAAATATCGCGATGTCGGTGCAGCCGAGCGAGGCGGCGAACGCCGCGATGTCGTCGCAGATCTCCTGGTGCACGGCGGCGTCGCGGACGATGCCCTTCTTGTTGCGCTGTCGCGCGGCCTCGAATTGCGGCTTGATCAGCGCGAGCAGGCTCATCGGCGCGGCCGCCAGCGACAGCGCCACCGGCAGCACGGTCTTGAGCGAGATGAAGCTGACGTCGATGACGACGATGTCGGGCCGTGCCGGCAGACGTTTGCCGTCATAGCTGCGGATGTCGGTCTCCTCCATCGACACGATCTTGGGATGATCGCGCAGCGAGGGATGCAACTGGCTGGTGCCGACATCGATCGCGAACACCAGGCTGGCGCCGTTCGCGAGCAGCACCTCGGTGAACCCGCCGGTGGAGGCGCCGACGTCGAGGCAGACATGGTCCTCGATCTCGATCGGGTAACGCTCCAGCGCGCCGGCGAGCTTGACGCCGCCGCGGGAGACGTAAGGGTGCGCGGGCTCTGCGTGGATCGCCGCGTCCTCGGCGATCGTCTCCGATGGTTTTGCGACCTGCTTGTCGTCGGCCGTGACGAGGCCGGCCTCGATCGCCGCGCGCGCCCGCGCCCGGCTTTCGAACAGGCCACGCTCGACCAGCAATACATCCGCGCGCTTGCGGGCAGGGGGCATCGGATCTCCGAAGGACGACTTATTGTTTGAGCATGATCTTATCGGAAAACCGCTGCACACTTTGCGCTAACGCGGCCCTCCGGGTCCGGATCATGCTCTATGTAGCGATCAATCGCGCGGCCGCCATCCGGACGCAAGTCTCGAACGCGGCGAGATCGTGCCAGACGTTGATCGGCATCGTGGCCGGCGCCACCAGCGGACAGCCGTGCAGCTCCAGCGCATGGATCATCATGAGGTTGTCGACGAGGCCGAAATCCTCGACCGTCAGCCCCTGCGCATCGACCAGCCGTCCGTCTTCGGATGTCACGTCCATGAAGCGGCCGACGCGGTCGGCATAAACCGCGCCATCGTTGGAATAAGCGAGGCAGAATTTGCGGCGGCCGGCCATGTAGCCGAGCTCGTAGACGGTGCCGGGATCGGCGCCGGCGCCCCGGAACGGGGTGAGGTTGGCGATGATCGCATCGGCCGCGTCCATCATCGCCTCGTTGCCGCAAAAGATCCGCCGCGAGGCATCAGGCGCGGTGAGGTCGATCGCGTTGTCGAGGGGATAAAGGCCGGTGAGCCCGTGCGCGGCGCAGATATCGACCTTGCGCCGGCCGATCTCGACCGCATCCGGCAGGAACACGTCGGGACCTGCCAGATAGATTTTCATGGGAATGTATCGTTCGCCAAAGGTCGAAGCTCGCCCTCAGGCGAGCTTGACCGTCTCGGCCTTGACGTCCTTGCCGAGGGCTTCGAACACCTTGGCGACGATGCCCTTGGCGTCGAGACCGGCGCGGCCGTACATCGCCGCCGGGGTGTCGTGGTCCTGGAACACGTCGGGCAGCACCATCGAGCGGAACTTGACCATGCCGGTGTCGAGCACGCCCTGATCGGTCAGGAACTGCGCGACATGCGAGCCGAAGCCGCCGACCGAGCCTTCCTCGATCGTGATCAGGATCTCGTGGTCACGGGCGAGCTTGAGCACCAGCTCGGTGTCGAGCGGCTTCATGAAGCGTGCATCTGCGATCGTGGTCGAGAGGCCGTGGGCGGCGAGCTCGTCGGCCGCCTTCTCGCACTCGGCGAGGCGGGTGCCGAAGGAGAGCAGGGCGATCTTGCTGCCCTGGCGGATCATGCGGCCCTTGCCGATCTCGAGCGGAATGCCGACCTCGGGCATCTCGATGCCGCGGCCTTCACCGCGCGGATAGCGCAGCGAGCTCGGACGATCGTCGATGGCGACCTGGGTCGCCACCATGTGCACGAGCTCGGCTTCGTCCGCCGCGGCCATGATCACCATGTTGGGCAGACAGCCGAGGTAGGCGTTGTCGAACGAGCCGGCATGGGTCGCGCCGTCGGCGCCAACGAGGCCGGCGCGGTCGATGGCGAAGCGGACCGGCAGGTTCTGGATCGCGACGTCATGCACGATCTGGTCGTAGCCGCGCTGCAGGAAGGTCGAATAGATCGCGCAGAACGGCTTGTAGCCTTCGCTGGCAAGACCGGCAGCGAACGTGACCGCGTGCTGCTCGGCGATGCCGACGTCGAAGGTGCGGTCGGGGAAGGCCTTGTTGAAGATGTCGACGCCGGTGCCCGACGGCATGGCCGCGGTGATGGCGACGATCTTGTCGTCCTTCTGCGCTTCCTTGACGAGGCTCTGGCCGAACACGTTCTGGTAGGCCGGCGCGTTCGGCTTGGCCTTGGCCTGGGTGCCGGTCGCGACGTCGAACTTGACGACGGCATGGTACTTGTCGGCCGAGGCTTCCGCGGGGCCGTAGCCCTTGCCCTTCTGGGTCACGACGTGGACCAGGATCGGGCCGGTCTCCATGTCGCGCACGTTCTTCAGCACGGGCAGGAGATGGTCGAGATTGTGGCCGTCGATCGGGCCGACATAGTAGAAGCCAAGCTCCTCGAACAGCGTGCCGCCGTCCATCATGAAGCCGCGGGAATATTCCTCGACGCGGTTGGCACGGTTGGCGATGATCTTGGGCAGGCGCTTGTTGATCTGCTTGGCCGCATCGCGCAGCGTGCGATAGGTCTTGCCGGAATAGAGGCGCGACAGATAGGCGCTCATGGCGCCGACCGGCGGGGCGATCGACATGTCGTTGTCGTTAAGGATGACGATCAGGCGCGAGTTCATCGCACCCGCGTTGTTCATGGCTTCGTAGGCCATGCCCGCCGACATCGCGCCGTCACCGATCACGGCGATAACGTTGTTCTTGCCGCCGGAGAGGTCGCGCGCGACGGCCATGCCGAGACCGGCCGAGATCGAGGTCGAGGAATGCGCCGCGCCGAACGGATCGTAATCGCTCTCGCTGCGCTTGGTGAAGCCGGACAGGCCGCCGCCGGTGCGCAGGGTGCGGATGCGGTCGCGCCGGCCGGTGAGGATCTTGTGGGGATAGGCCTGATGGCCGACGTCCCAGATCAGCCGGTCGCGCGGCGTATCGAAGACGTAATGGATCGCGGTGGTGAGTTCGACCACGCCGAGACCCGCGCCGAAGTGACCGCCGGTGACCGAGACGGCATCGATGGTCTCCTGCCGCAGCTCGTCGGCGACCTGGCGAACCTGTTCGACCTTGAGCTTGCGCAGGTCTTCCGGCGTCCGGATGGTGTCGAGAAGCGGCGTTTTACTGTATGCGTTCACGGCGATTTCCAATTTGTCAGCGCCGGAAGGTCGTTCCGGTGCAAGATGGGTTTGCACAATTTCGGCGCAGCGCGAGTCCTCAAACCGTCGGAGCCACCTGCATGGGGCAAGGCCCCGTCTTCAAGCTTAGGTAAGCTTAAGTGCGCTCCGGTTCAGTCTCTGTGATCCCTGTCACTTAGATCGGCTTCGCCCGTCCCAGCCAATTCATCAGCAGTTTGAAGCGCTTGTCGTCGGTAATCTGTGCCCACGCAAGGCTTGCAAAAAGCCACACTCCGCGCAGCTTTACACCAAAGCTGAGGCCAAAGCCAACCCGCTGGGCCGATTGGGGGTTATGCAGTGCAACCGGTGGGCCAGAGTGGTTAACTGCGACCCGCAACGAGGGGTTCCGGGCCGGCCAGATCCCTTGGCGAGCTTTCTAGCCAGAATCAGAGCTTTTTTCTCCGCGGACGGCCCGGTTCCAGATCGCGGATCCGGCGTGTTCCCGACATATGGAACCGTAATGTCCCACGGGACGGCGCCGTGCGATCATGAAAAGGCAGCCGACTGTGACCCCCGTGCACTATGACGGGAAATCAAGCTCGTCAGACCAGATGTGGGGAACCCTTGGCTTACTGAACGTCGAGCGGCGCAGTGCCGGTAGCCTGACCGCTGGCATCGGTGGTGATCTTGTCGACGCGGGCCTCGGCCTGGCGCAGCAGGTCCTCGCAACGGCGCTTCAGAGCCTCGCCGCGCTCGTAGATCGTCACGGATTCCTCGAGCGGCACCTTGCCGTCTTCGAGCCGCTTCACGATCGTCTCGAGTTCCTCGATCGCGCGCTCGAAAGTGAGCCTGGAGACGTCGATTTGAGTATTTTCGGCCATATCCGTTTCCGATTGCCCGGTTCGCTTGGCCCTCAGTGAAGGCGGGTTTTGCGGGCTTAATGTGGCGGGGCGCGTCAGGCGCCCATCAGGGCGCCGACATGCGCCGTAACAGATTCTTTCAGTCCTTGCAGGTCGTAGCCGCCTTCGAGCACCGAGACCACGCGCCCTCCGGCGCTCTTGTCGGCGAGGTCCATCAGCTTGCGTGTCACCCAGGCATAATCCTCCGCGCGCAAATTCAACGAGGCCAGCGGGTCGCGGTAATGCGCATCGAAGCCGGCGGAGATGACGAGCAACTCGGGGCTGAATTTTTCCAGCTGCGGCAGGATCAGATTTTCGAACGCGCTGCGGAATTCCGGCCCGCCGTCCTCGGATGCGAGCGGCGCGTTGACGATGGTGTCGTGATCGCCGCGCTCGTTCTTGGCGCCGGTGCCCGGAAACAGCGGCATCTGGTGCGTCGAGCAGTACATCACGGTGGGATCCGACCAGAAGATATCCTGCGTGCCGTTGCCGTGATGCACGTCGAAATCGACGATGGCGGCGCGCTTGATGCCGTATTTGCGCTGGGCGTGGCGCGCGGCGATCGCGACATTGTCGAAGAAGCAGAAGCCCATCGGCTTGCCGATCTCGGCGTGATGTCCGGGCGGGCGCACCGCGACGAAGGCGTTGCGGTGTTCGCCGGCCATCACCGCTTCGGTGGCGGCGACCGCGCCGCCGACGCCGCGCATCACCGCTCCCCAGGTGCCGGGGGACATCGAGGTGTCGCCGTCGATATAGACTTGGCCGCTGGTCGGCGCGATGTGGCGCAGCTCGGTGACGTAATGCTCGTTGTGGCACAGCGTGACGAGATCGAGATCGCCTTCCGGCGCCTGGTCGCGCACCAGAAACTGGAAACGCTCATGCGACAGCGCTTCCTCCACCGCGCGCAGGCGATCCGGCCTTTCAGGATGTCCCGGCGGCGTGACGTGGTCGAGGCAGGCCTTGTGGGAGAGAAGAAGCGTGCTCATCAGGTCGGCCTCGCGGGAAAAACGGCGCTTGACGTCGCTTGGCGCATCCGGTGCCAAAACGCAATGCAAAACCCAATCTAGGCATTTGGGCGGCAATGGCAAAGGGTCGGCCCGCGGCGGCCGGTTTGATCCGGATCAATTCACACGGAGGATGCGGGTCGGCGGCAGCGGACCGATCGGCCCGTGCGCCCGGAAGAACGCGAACAGCGCGTCCGCATCATAGCCGCCATATTGCGGCGCCGTGCCCTGCTTGGCGACGGTAAAACCGTCGCCGCCGACGGCGAGGTAATCGTTGAGGGTGACGCGATATCCGGTCCCGGCTTCGATCGGCCTGCCGTTGAGCGTCATCTTGTCCAGGCTCACGCGCTCACCGAATGGCTTCGCCGCATCCCAGGCATAGCTGAATCCGTTCGACACCTGGAGGATTCGGGGCCGCTTCGGGTCCAGCCATTGTTGTTCCAATAGGTCCTTGAGCTGGCTGCCGGTCAGCGTCAGGGTGACGAGGCGGTTGCGGAACGGTTGGCTCGCGAAGACGTCACCGAACGTGATCGCGCCGTTCTCCTTCGGCACGATATCGGTGCGGATGCCGCCGGGATTGGTGAGCGCGATGACGGCGGCGCCGTCCTTGGCGTCACGGGTTGCGAACAATTGCGCATCCGCGATGATGTCGCCGAGCGCGCTTTCGCCGGCCTCGTTGGGACTACGCGACAGCGTCTGCGTCACCGATCCCGCCGGCCGGTTGGCGATCGGCGCTGACAGTCTGTCGTAAGCCTCGATCAGTGCCGTTTGCTCGGGATCCTTCTCCAGCGAGGCGTTGGTGACGATGACGTTCTCGGCCTTGGCGCTGACGATGTCGCGGCTTGCCGGATCGAGCTTGAGGTCGATCGCGGTCACCAGCGTGCCGTATTTGTCGCCGCTGGTGACGAGCCGTCCGTTGATGTCGCAGACATAGGCACGATGAGTGTGGCCGCTGACGACGAGGTCGACGGCCCGGTCGAACTTCTTCACGATGTCGACGATCGGCCCGGTGATGGCAGGACATTCATTGTAGTCGCCGGAGGGTTCGCCGCCCTGGTGGATCAGCACCACGATCGCCTCGACCCCGCGCGCCCTCAGCTGCGGCACCAGCGCGTTGACAGTCTCGCCCTCGTCGCGGAATTCGAGGCCCGCAATGCCTGCCGGCGAGACGATGCCCGCGGTCTCCTTCAACGTCAGCCCAATGAAGCCGACGGGGATACCCTCGAACTCCCGGATCTCGTAGGGCGGCAACACGCTGTTCCCCGTCGCGGTCTCCACCGTGGATGCGGCGAGATATTTGAACTTGGCGCCCGTGAAGGGATGCGGTCCCTGACAGCCGTCGACTGGATGGCAGCCGCCGTTCTGCATCCGCAAGAGCTCCGTCTTGCCCTCGTCGAATTCGTGATTGCCGACGGAGCTGATCGCCAGCCCCATCATCGAAAGCGACTCGATCGAAGGCTCGTCGTGAAACATCGCCGACAAAAACGGGCTTGCGCCGATCAAATCGCCGGCGGCAACGAAGATCGTGTTCTTGTGTCCGCCGCGCAGCTGCTTCACCAGCGTCGCCATATATTCGGCGCCGCCGGCGGAGACCATGACCTTCTTGGTTTTATCCTCGGGATTCCCGATGCGGATGCCGCCCGGCGGCGGACGCAAATTGCCGTGAAAATCGTTGATCGCGAGGATACGCAGCTCGACAGGCGCGGCGGTCTGGCCCGAAGCGGGGAGGGTGGCGAGGGCGAGTGCGGCAAGGATGGAAAGGTATCGCATGAAGCCAGATTAGTCGTTCAGCGCGAAGATTTCACGAAGGTTCTCGCCGTCATTCCGGGGCGACGCGCAGCGTCGAGCCCGGAATCCATTCACCCACGAACTCTGCCGCCCGATGGATTCCGGGCTCGCGACTTCGTCGCACCCCGGAATGACGACCATCGCTGGTCGCCGATTGCGCCGCTACCTTTTCTTCCTGTTCGCGAACGCATTGAATGCCGCCACCGCTTCGTCCGACTTCAGCCGCTCGCCGAACAGATGGCCTTCCTGGTCGATGCGGCGGGTGAGTTCTTCCGGCGGGGTGCGCAGCAGCTTGCGCGAGGTCGCGACCGCCTCGGCCGGCAGGCGGCAGATTTCGCGCGCCACCTTGCGCGCCTCGACCTCGGTGTGTCCCGGCGAGACCACGGTGTTGACGAAGCCTGCGGCATACGCCTCGGCGGCGGTGAAGGTCCGCCCCATGATCAGCATCGCGAAGGCGCGCTGATAGCCCATCGTATCAGGCATCAACAGGCTGGCAGCGCCGACCGGGACGAGCCCGAGATGGATATAGGGTGCGGAGAAGGTCGCCGCGTTCGAGGCGAGCACATAGTCGCAGTGGAACAGCATCACGGTGCCCATGCCGATCGAGGCGCCGTCCACGGCTGCGATGATGGGCTTGGCGTTGAGGGCCAGTGAATAGAGAAATTTCGCCCCTTCCGACAGCGTCTCGGGGCGCGATGTGTCGGCGTTGAGGAAATCGTCGATGTCGTCGCCGGCGGTGAACACGCCGGAGCCGCCGGTGATGATCATGCAGCGGATGTCGGAATTGTTCTGCGCGGTGTCGATCGCGCGGCTCATCTGCCGATACATGTCCTGTGTGATCGCGTTCTTCTTGCCCGGGCGGCGCAGGGTGATCACGCGCGTTCCACGCTCTTCGGTGACGACGATGTTGCCGTTCGGCATGCGAGCCCCCTGCAGTCGCCGCGGCGCTTGCCCTTGGCGTGTCCCACAATGCGTCAGCCTACATCATCTTACAGGCGTGCCAATGCACAGGTTCGGCTTTTCGATGCCGATCATGTGACGTCGGTGCGTGGACCGGCTCAATCGGAGGTGACCCGTTGTTGCGCATTGCAACAAATGGGTACAATGTTTCATTTGAAAAACCGTAAGTTGTAGTGCACGATCGCGCCTGGTGCCGTTTCCTTTGATTGATTGCTTCAGGGATGATAGCCGGAACGCGCATTGACGAATCCTCGCCGCGCTATCGCGGCTGGCGCGTCGTGCTGGCTTGTTTCATGATGGCCTTCTTCATGTTCGGCTTCGGCCTCTATGGCCAGGGCGTCTATCTGGCCGAGCTGCAGCGCGCCCATGGCTGGCCGGGCACGCTGATCTCCGCGGCCAGCACCTTCTCGTTCCTCCTCACGTCCGTCCTCGTCATCTTCACCGACGATCTGCTCGCGCGGATCGGGCTGCGCGCACTGATCCTGTGCGGCCTGTCGGCGCTCGGCGCTTCGACCGTGCTGCTGGCGCTGATGCAGACGCCCTGGCAGCTCTATCTCGCCTATGCGCTGATGTCGGTCGGCTGGACCGGCATGGGCACCGTGGTGATCGCCACCGTACTGAACTCCTGGTTCGAGCAGCGCCGCGGCCTCGCGCTCAGCCTCGCCTTCAACGGTGCGACCTGCGGCGGCATCATCCTCGTCCCGCTGCTGCTATCGCTCACCGGCAGCATCGGTTTCCGGTCCGCGATGCTGGCGGCCACGCTCGCCATGATGGTGCTGGTGCTGCCTGTGGTCGTGACGTTCATCGGCTGGCCCGCGGGGACGTTGCCTTCTCCGGGCGGACGTGTCTCCGGCGCGGCTGCACCGGTTCACTCGCGCAAGGCGCTGCTCGCCAATGCGGCATTCTGGACCATGGTGCTGCCGATCGCGATCGCGCTGCTCGCGCAGATGGGCTTCATCATCCATCAGGTGACGTTTCTCGAACCGCTGATCGGGCGCGCGAGTGCCGGCCTTGCCGTGACCATCATGGCAGCGATGGCGATCGTCGGCCGCCTGTCGCTCGGCCTGTTCGTCGACCGGCTGGATCCCAGGCTCGCCTGTGCGGCATCGATGACGAGCCAGGCTGCCGCGCTGTTCGTGGCTCTGCAAAGCACGAGCCCGACCGTGCTGCTGGCCTGCTGCGCCGTCTATGGCTTCTCGATCGGTAACATGATCACGTTTCCGCCGCTGATCATCCAGCGCGAGATCGGCTCTTCCGCCTTCGCCGCCGCGATGGGCCTCGGCACCTCCATCAGCGGCATCGTCAGCGCCTTCGGCCCCGGCATCGTCGGCCTGGTGCGCAGCTTCACCGGAAACTACACGACGGCGTTCGCGCTGTGCGTGGTGCTCGATCTCGTCGCAGCGGGCGTGGTGCTGTGGCGGCCGGGGAGAAGGGCGGAGATTGCGGCCCGTAGGGTGGATTAGCGAAGCGTAATTCACCTCTTATACGGCGAGACAAGTGGTGAGTTACGCCTACGCTAACCCACCCTACGCATCGGCGCTGGCGATCAGCGCTTATCCCAGCAGCACCGCATCCGCCGCCGCGACCGATTCCGCGCTCTCCGTCACTGTGCGCTCGAGCGAGGGCGCTTGCACCGTGATGTTTTCGGCGAAGAAGCGCGCGAGCGAGACGTAGCGCGCGGCATCCGCGGTGCCGTCGGCCTTGGCGGCGAGCGCCTCGGCGGCCAGCATGCAGCCGCCGACCGTCGCGCCGAACTGCTGAAGATACGGCGTCGCGCCGGCGAGCGCCTCGTTCGGCGCGGACGCAACGCGCTCCAGCAGCCATTTGCTGGTGCGCGTCAATGCTTCCAGCGCCTCGCGCAGCTTCGCGCCCGTGGTGCCGAAGGCGGGATCGTTGGAGGCCTTGACCTGTTTGACGGTGGCCGAGAGCTCGTCGAGCAGCGCCCATACCGAGGCGCCGCCGTTGGCCGCGAGCTTGCGCGTGACGAGGTCGATCGCCTGGATGCCGTTGGTGCCTTCGTAGATCGCGGTGATGCGGGCATCGCGATAATGCTGCGCGGCGCCGGTCTCCTCGATGAAGCCCATGCCGCCATGCACCTGCACGCCGAGATAGGCGACCTCGTTGCCGATGTCGGTGGAATAGCCCTTTGCGATCGGTGTCAGCAGCGCGGCGCGTGCGGCCGCGTCGGTCCGCACCTTGGCGTCCTTGGCGCGGTTGGAGACGTCGATCGCGACCGCGGTCGCATAGCAGATGGTGCGCGCGGCCGCGGTCTGCGCCCGCATCCGCATCAGCATGCGCTTGACGTCGGGATGGACGAAGATCGCATCCGAGCCCTCGCCCTTGTTGCCGACGGCGCGGCCCTGCTTGCGTTCCTGGGCGTAGGACAGCGCCTGCTGATAGGCGCGATCGGCGACGCCGACGCCTTCGAGGCCGACGCCGAGGCGGGCCTGGTTCATCATCGTGAACATGCAGCGCATGCCCTGGTTCTCTTCGCCGATCAAGAAGCCGATCGCGCCGCCGTGATCGCCCATGGTCATGGTGCAGGTCGGCGAAGCATGCATGCCGAGCTTGTGCTCGACACCGCTCGCATAGATGTCGTTGCGCTGCCCAAGCGAGCCGTCCGCATTGACCATGAACTTCGGCACCAGGAACAGCGAGATCCCCTTGGTGCCGGCGGGCGCGTCGGGCAGGCGGGCCAGCACGAAATGCACGATGTTGTCGGTCATGTCGTGCTCGCCATAGGTGATGAAGGTCTTGGTCCCCTTGATGCGATAGGTGCCGTCGGCCTGCATCTCGGCGCGGGTACGCAGGGCGCCGACGTCGGAGCCGGCCTGCGGCTCGGTCAGTTGCATCGTGCCGGTCCATTCGCCGGAGACGAGCTTTTCGAGATAGATTGTCTTCAGCTCGTCACTGCCATGCGCCTCCAGCGCTTCGATCGCGGAGGCCGTCAGCAGCGGGCAGAGGCCGAAGGCAAGGTTGGCGGCGCTCCAGATCTCGGTGCAGGCCGCATTGATCGCGAGCGGCAGGCCCTGACCGCCGAAATCTTCCGGACCGGAGACGGCGTTCCAGCCGCCCTCGGTCCAGCGCTTGTAGGCGTCGGGCCAGCCCGGTGCGGTCGTCACCTTGCCGTCCTCGAGCTTGATGCCGTGCTCGTCGCCGATCTTGTTGAGCGGCGCCA
This genomic stretch from Bradyrhizobium daqingense harbors:
- a CDS encoding MFS transporter; this translates as MIAGTRIDESSPRYRGWRVVLACFMMAFFMFGFGLYGQGVYLAELQRAHGWPGTLISAASTFSFLLTSVLVIFTDDLLARIGLRALILCGLSALGASTVLLALMQTPWQLYLAYALMSVGWTGMGTVVIATVLNSWFEQRRGLALSLAFNGATCGGIILVPLLLSLTGSIGFRSAMLAATLAMMVLVLPVVVTFIGWPAGTLPSPGGRVSGAAAPVHSRKALLANAAFWTMVLPIAIALLAQMGFIIHQVTFLEPLIGRASAGLAVTIMAAMAIVGRLSLGLFVDRLDPRLACAASMTSQAAALFVALQSTSPTVLLACCAVYGFSIGNMITFPPLIIQREIGSSAFAAAMGLGTSISGIVSAFGPGIVGLVRSFTGNYTTAFALCVVLDLVAAGVVLWRPGRRAEIAARRVD
- a CDS encoding acyl-CoA dehydrogenase, which codes for MTYRAPISDMLLSLNHGAGLKAAVDAGHYGDFDADIAAAVLEEAGKFATDVLAPLNKIGDEHGIKLEDGKVTTAPGWPDAYKRWTEGGWNAVSGPEDFGGQGLPLAINAACTEIWSAANLAFGLCPLLTASAIEALEAHGSDELKTIYLEKLVSGEWTGTMQLTEPQAGSDVGALRTRAEMQADGTYRIKGTKTFITYGEHDMTDNIVHFVLARLPDAPAGTKGISLFLVPKFMVNADGSLGQRNDIYASGVEHKLGMHASPTCTMTMGDHGGAIGFLIGEENQGMRCMFTMMNQARLGVGLEGVGVADRAYQQALSYAQERKQGRAVGNKGEGSDAIFVHPDVKRMLMRMRAQTAAARTICYATAVAIDVSNRAKDAKVRTDAAARAALLTPIAKGYSTDIGNEVAYLGVQVHGGMGFIEETGAAQHYRDARITAIYEGTNGIQAIDLVTRKLAANGGASVWALLDELSATVKQVKASNDPAFGTTGAKLREALEALTRTSKWLLERVASAPNEALAGATPYLQQFGATVGGCMLAAEALAAKADGTADAARYVSLARFFAENITVQAPSLERTVTESAESVAAADAVLLG